The genomic segment tcctgcccaacatccagtccGTGCTGCTGCCCAAGAAAGCCGAGAGCTCCAAGGCGGCCAAGGGCAAGTAACGCTCCGAAACGCCGAGTAAATCTCTATAGAGAAACCcaaaggctcttctcagagccGCCCACATTATCTAAACACGGCTGTGGCACATACGGGGTTAAATCTACCGATCCGCTCATTAACCCAAAGGTTCTtctcagagcccccccccccctccggctCTAAAGGGCTGGGATTCCCGGTATTCCTGTAACCACAGTAACTAAATGAGGGGTACAGGGAGGGAGCGATACCGCTGCCCGTAATGCATCTCCTTCCCCCACCGCCGTGTCTCCTGCCGCGGAGGCGCCTGAGTGGGTTTCACTGAGACTCGGGGATGGGAACGTGTTTTTAGGCTCTTGGTGTCTAGTTTCCGGCGGTTCTGTTGGACGGAACTTGCAATAGCAGCCGAAAGAAACATTCAGGGGAGACTTATCGCCAAGATTCAACGCTATATCCTGCCGTGTGGCGCAATATAGAAATTATCGCCTCCGGGAATAGAAAGACCGCGGTATTTTGGCGGCAGCAGGAACAAGAAAAAACGAATATTTAAATTAGCCAATAGCGAGCAAGTATTCTACAGCGCCCAATCAGACTACTTATGTGTTTTTAACCGACCAATCATAGGGAGTAGTACGGTTTCATATAAGCCCCGCCTATAGCACAAGGACCTCCAGTAATTGAAAGGACAAGGGAATCCATGCTGGGGGGCGGGGCAGATTTATTGTTCATGGGGCACAATCCGCCGGCCGATAGGATATAATTCTGCGCGCAAACACAAATAGCGCAGAAATGCAGGAGAAACATTACTGCTCTAAACGGTTCCGCACATAATTCCCTATAAACACTCCGTGACTCACGGAAGCCTGACGGCAAGAGATCACAGCTCTCAGGGAGAGGGTGGGGggctctgagaagagcctttgGGTAGAGAATGAGAGGGCAGTGGGACATTCAGCCCCCgaagccgtagagagtgcggccctggcgcttgagagcgtacaccacatccatggcggtaacggtcttcctcttggcgtgctcggtgtaggtgacggcgtcccggatgacattctccaggaaaaccttgaggaccccccgagtctcctcatagatgaggccagagatgcgcttgactccccctctccgtgccaggcggcggatggcgggcttggtgatgccctggatgttatcccgcagtACCTTCCTGTGCCGCTTGGCGCCGCCCTTCCCCAAACCTTTTCCTCCTTTGCCGCGTCCGGACATGGTAACAAGATCTCTGTTTCTCACAGACTGTGGGAGTTACAGGCAGCGACGCTTTATATGCTGCTGCAGccgacctgacagggaactgagcACTTGGGCGGGGTTTCGTACGGCTTCCTGATGTTGGGTTTTATCTCTTTTCTCCTCTTCCTCCGATTtgcaaataaacaatatttatgtGTCATTTGCTGATTGGGatttaatataaaacataaaagaaaTAATTTCATGCAATGACCTGTTACACATTGAGCTCAGACATATTACTATAGGGCCGGGGAATCAATGGCTTGGGGATCTCTGAGCGGTTGTGAGGCTGCACTGTATCCCCAGTCTCCAACTAGAACGATCTCACGACTTCATAGCTGATCCCTGGGGCCCCAATCGGCTGAGCATttccagtgtgggggggggggggcaaaaggggTTTGATTATCTCTGAATGGCGGAAGAAATACGGGGAAGACTCTTACAAACTAAGAATTTCCACGAGTAAATTTGTCGCACTCTCTAACAAATCTTATTATACGATTAGAAATCCTTTTGCCCTATTGGCTACTTTCCAAATATGCTTGACCTTTGATTGGCTCGCTCAAAGCCATTAATGATTCCGGAATCTAATTCCTGAATGATGTCAAATCCTCAGCTGCTTATTACACCCGAGAGCTGGAGCTTTTTGTGCCCGTACTTATCATTTCATGTAGTTTTATTTACCCGATAATCAGTATCAGAATCCCGCTGCCCCAGCAACACGCACAGAGGCTCAGACAAGCTTTGTTCATAATTTCGAATGTGCCACCAGGGGGCGCTGATACCTCACAGCTGTATTTGCTGGAACAGAAATCAGACCCCACTCTGCTCCGGTACCTACAGATGTGACAAATTGAAAGAAGGGGAGAAACACATTTTCCTGTTCCTTCGCATGGCAGTGGGCAACTATGGGTTAATCCCCTGTGACCATAATTAACAAGTTCTCAATAAAtttggctccccccccccaggcacccaTCTCATTTTCTGTCACTGGAGCTCCCCCCCAGTACCGGCAGGGTGTCCGGGCTCTACCTGCTGAAGCTCCAGGTCCGGGTATTATTGCCTGTGTGGGGCAGTGAGGGTTCAGTCTGAACCATGGCCGAATTGTGCCTCCCATCGCAGTCAGTGGCAAAGCCTTTGGGATATGGGCAATAAGCCGGTGTTTGTACCAAACTGTAAGTATGAGGGTCTCACTGTGACCCTGCTGGGCAGCGATTGGCTGAGGAGATGTCGGACAGTTACCGGTAGGACAAGCTGATATATAGGGGCCATTGCCTTAGTGCCCCACAGGGTGTTTGTTCCTTTGCCTCCCCGGGTATTGAGACTGGGAGGGGGTTGGGTGAGTCTCGCATCAGAGTGTAAGGCTCAGTCCTATAGTGCCGCAAATGTGACCCTAAGGCAGAAAGGTGGTGAGTATATTAACGAGAAGGTTGTCACACTCTTTAGTGTCCGCCTTGTTatggtgcaactgtattgccgtatctgcctgtatagggtgcaactgtattgccgtatctgcctgtatagggtgcaactgtattgccgtatctgcctgtatagggtgcaactgtattgccgcatctgcctgtatagggtgcaactgtattgccgcatctgcctgtatagggtgcaactgtattgccgcatctgcctgtatagggtgcaactgtattgccgcatctgcctgtatagggtgcaactgtattgccgcatctgcctgtatagggtgcaactgtattgccgtatctgcctgtatagggtgcaactgtattgccggatctgcctgtatagggtgcaactgtattgccgtatctgcctgtatagggtgcaactgtattgccgcatctgcctgtatagggtgcaactgtattgccgcatctgcctgtatagggtgcaactgtattgccgtatctgcctgtattggctgcaactgtattgccgtatctgcctgtatagggtgcaactgtattgccgtatctgcctgtatagggtgcaactgtattgccgtatctgcctgtatagggtgcaactgtattgccgtatctgcctgtatagggtgcaactgtattgccgtatctgcctgtatagggtgcaactgtattgccgtatctgcctgtatagggtgcaactgtattgccgtatctgcctgtatagggtgcaactgtattgccgtatctgcctgtattggctgcaactgtattgccgtatctgcctgtatagggtgcaactgtattgccggatctgcctgtatagggtgcaactgtattgccgtatctgcctgtatagggtgcaactgtattgccgcatctgcctgtatagggtgcaactgtattgccgcatctgcctgtatagggtgcaactgtattgccgtatctgcctgtatagggtgcaactgtattgccgtatctgcctgtatagggtgcaactgtattgccgtatctgcctgtatagggtgcaactgtattgccgtatctgcctgtatagggtgcaactgtattgccgtatctgcctgtattggctgcaactgtattgccgtatctgcctgtattggctgcaactgtattgccgtatctgcctgtatagggtgcaactgtattgccgtatctgcctgtatagggtgcaactgtattgccgtatctgcctgtatagggtgcaactgtattgccgcatctgcctgtatagggtgcaactgtattgccgcatctgcctgtatagggtacaactgtattgccgtatctgcctgtatagggtgcaactgtattgccgtatctgcctgtatagggtgcaactgtattgccgtatctgcctgtattggctgcaactgtattgccgtatctgcctgtatagggtgcaactgtattgccgtatctgcctgtatagggtgcaactgtattgccgcaTCTGCCTGTATTGgctgcaactgtattgccgtatctgcctgtatagggtgcaactgtattgccgtatctgcctgtattggctgcaactgtattgccgtatctgcctgtatagggtgcaactgtattgccgtatctgcctgtattggctgcaactgtattgccgtatctgcctgtatagggtgcaactgtattgccgtatctgcctgtatagggtgcaactgtattgccgtatctgcctgtatagggtgcaactgtattgccgtatctgcctgtatagggtgcaactgtattgccgtatctgcctgtatagggtgcaactgtattgccgtatctgcctgtatagggtgcaactgtattgccgtatctgcctgtatagggtgcaactgtattgccgtatctgcctgtataggcTGCAACTGAATATTGTCATATCTGCCTGTATTGGCTGCAACTGAATATTGTCATATCTGCCTGTATTGGCTGCAACTGAATATTGTCATATCTGCCTGTATTGGCTGCAACTGAATATTGTCATATCTGCCTGTATTGGCTGCAACTGAATATTGCCATATCAGCTTCTATGTTTTTATTTGCAGGAAGAAATGATTCTACTATTGCCTTCTGCAACTACATGGGGGTCTCTCTCCTGGGGAATGTTGTTGTTAGTATTGGGCTCCCATCACTATATTACTTGGCTACCGCTGTAGCTAGTCACACTATTGAAGTTGCCCTATGGAGTATAGTCTGGTTATAGTTGCCTGTGTTTTAGTGCCTGGAGTTTATagtgcaggtactatacgcactGGGATACCTATACGCAGCGCACGTATATATATGCACCCAGGCACTATAGCCCTATAGTTGCTATACTAACTGTTAGCACAGGCCTACATAGTGCCTGGGACCTTGAGTTACCCACATGGATCTAGGCTTTACACAGGCCACTTTATTAGCACTAGTACCTAGGGCCCACCGGAACTTTATACCCCAGGTACATACCAGAGTAGGCGACCCTGGGTATACTCCCAGGTACTATACCCTATAGTACCTGAGGCACTATAGTATATTCGCCCTGGTGATATAGTGCCTGTGGCATATCAGTGTACCTGTATACCCCGGTGAGCACTATTTACCATAAGTGCCGTATAGAAGTAGGCAACgcctggtatagtgcctgtgttatTGAGTGCTCTATGCGCCTATCAGTACTGCGTATATTAGCTACCTGGGTTTAGTCGCACTGGGTATAGTTGCTCTGAGTACACGTGGATTATAGTGCTGTTGGCATATCGTGCCTGGTGTATAGTGCCTATACCCTTTATAGACTGGAGGCACTTATTTTGCCGGTATAGTACCGAGAATTGTACCCATGGAGTCACTAGACGGCGATAATTAACCTGGCGAGTGACGCCCAGTGGCTTATGCTGTGCCGAGTACCCATGCGACTACCGTGTTATAAACCTAGTGTATATGCCACTGGTATATGCCTGGTATTATGCCTGGTGTATCAGTaccgggtatagtgcctgttgTAAAAGGtaactatacccaggcactatacacaggcactatacccaggcactatacccaggcactatacccaggtactatacgcaggtactatacgcaggcactatacacaggcactatacccaggtactatacacaggcactatacccaggtactatacacaggcactatacacaggcactatacccaggtactatacacaggcactatacacaggtactatacacaggtactatacccaggtactatacacaggcactatacaacaaggtactatacccaggcactatacccaggcactataccacaggcactatacccaggcactatacccaggtactatacacaggcactatacccaggtactatacccaggtactatacccaggtactatacccaggcactatacccaggtactatacccaggtactatacccaggcactatacccaggcactatacccaggtactatacccaggtactatacgcaaggcactatacgcaggcactatacacaggccacttacccaggtactatacccaggtactatacccaggcactatacacaggtactatacacaggcactatacccaggtactatacacaggcactatacccaggcactatacacaggtactatacccaggtactatacccaggtactatacacaggtactatacccaggtactatacacaggtactatacacaggcactatacccaggcactatacacaggtactatacacaggcactatacccaggtactatacccaggtactatacacaggtactatacccaggcactatacccaggtactatacacaggtactatacacaggcactatacccaggtactatacacaggtactatacacaggcactatacccaggcactatacccaggcactatacccaggcactatacccaggtactatacagttctaaagaatcactagctgacattaaattgtttaatttataatctatcccctaccctaacacatggagggtaagttaactctttccctcttgaaaaagctcattgtgtgtttatatatgtgttgttgttttttgcacttactatttttttttttttttgtcattgttttgttcatttatagttagttacagtggggccaatgttgtgtatcagtgccagtgttatagtgccagggcctgaatatctgccatctgtacccactgcttctcactgtatataatgtgctgggtttgtaaatacggactgcgtctcactgtatataatgtgctgggtttgtaaatacagactgcgtctcactgtatataatgtgctgggtttgtaaatacggactgtgtctcactgtatataatgtgctgggtttgtaaatacagactgcgtctcactgtatataatgtgctgggtttgtaaatacggactgtgtctcactgtatataatgtgctgggtttgtaaatacggactgcgtctcactgtatataatgtgctgggtttgtaaatacagactgcgtctcactgtatataatgtgctgggtttgtaaatacggactgtgtctcactgtatataatgtgctgggtttgtaaatacagactgcgtctcactgtatataatgtgctgggtttgtaaatacagactgcgtctcactgtatataatgtgctgggtttgtaaatacggactgcatctcactgtatataatgtgctgggtttgtaaatacggactgcatctcactgtatataatgtgctgggtttgtaaatacggactgcatctcactgtatataatgtgctgggtttgtaaatacggactgcatctcactgtatataatggggagtcagtacccactgcctttcttgctataaaactaacataaacacatctaaaggggtggttcacttttaagttaacctttagtatgttataaaatggcctattcctagcaactttgcaattggtcttcctaattaatttttttgaataatttgcctttctcttctgcctctatacagatttcaaatgggggccaaaaaatattgctctgcgaggctacaattttattattattataattttgtattacttatttttccaagtaggccccttaactattcatattcccatctcttgtttaaatcactacctggttgctagggtaaataagaccctagcaaccagatagctgctgaaataccaaatggagagctgctgaacaaaaagctaaataactgaaaaaccattaaaaataaaagtgaattcgaatgcgaactacccctttaagctaactgatcccaaacacaaatgtttgcagatcccctaacagaagtgcgcgtatgaatacttttactactaatactaaac from the Xenopus tropicalis strain Nigerian chromosome 5, UCB_Xtro_10.0, whole genome shotgun sequence genome contains:
- the LOC101735268 gene encoding histone H4, whose translation is MSGRGKGGKGLGKGGAKRHRKVLRDNIQGITKPAIRRLARRGGVKRISGLIYEETRGVLKVFLENVIRDAVTYTEHAKRKTVTAMDVVYALKRQGRTLYGFGG